A region from the Vicia villosa cultivar HV-30 ecotype Madison, WI linkage group LG3, Vvil1.0, whole genome shotgun sequence genome encodes:
- the LOC131661750 gene encoding rac-like GTP-binding protein ARAC8 produces the protein MATTASRFIKCVTVGDGAVGKTCMLICYTSNKFPTDYIPTVFDNFSANVVVEGITVNLGLWDTAGQEDYNRLRPLSYRGADVFVLAFSLISRASYENVFKKWIPELQHFAPGVPVVLVGTKLDLREDKHYLADHPGMVPVTTEQGEELRKQIGATYYIECSSKTQQNVKGVFDAAIRMVIKPPQKQHEKRKKKHHGCFLNILCGRNIVRHK, from the exons ATGGCTACAACAGCCTCAAGGTTCATCAAGTGTGTTACAGTTGGAGATGGAGCTGTTGGCAAAACCTGCATGCTCATTTGCTACACCAGCAACAAATTTCCTACT GACTATATTCCTACAGTGTTTGATAATTTTAGTGCAAATGTGGTTGTTGAAGGCATAACTGTCAATTTAGGCCTCTGGGATACAGCTG GGCAAGAGGATTACAATAGGTTGAGGCCTTTGAGCTACAGGGGTGCAGATGTTTTTGTCTTGGCTTTTTCTTTAATTAGTCGTGCAAGTTACGAGAACGTGTTCAAGAAG TGGATCCCTGAACTCCAGCATTTTGCTCCTGGTGTTCCTGTTGTACTGGTTGGAACCAAACTAG ATCTCCGAGAAGACAAACACTATTTGGCTGATCATCCTGGCATGGTGCCGGTGACTACTGAGCAA GGTGAGGAACTTCGGAAGCAGATTGGAGCTACGTATTATATTGAATGCAGCTCAAAAACTCAACAG AATGTGAAGGGGGTTTTTGATGCTGCGATTAGAATGGTCATCAAGCCTCCACAAAAGCAACACGAGAAGAGGAAAAAAAAGCATCACGGCTGTTTCCT AAATATCCTGTGTGGAAGGAATATCGTTcgtcataaatga